From Flavobacteriales bacterium, the proteins below share one genomic window:
- the ftsA gene encoding cell division protein FtsA, whose protein sequence is MNTENIAVGLDIGTTKVVCVIAQRGTGDRIKVLGVGHAPSTGVQRGVVHNVVQTMESVKQAVSMAESQCDHQVNDLIVGIAGQHIRSIQHSESITRENPEDFIDHKDINALIGKVHGIVLLPGEEIIHILPQVYKVDSESGILDPIGMSGSRLEANFHIVVGRINSIQNIGRCVKGAGYKISGLTLEPLASATACLNDDEKDAGVALLDIGGGTTDIAIFKDGIIRHTSVIPFGGKAITEDIKNGFQIIEKQAELLKIKFGSCTPLANKENEIVSIPGLRGRDPKEVSLRNLATAIHARVEEILNAVDAIIKGYEGNDPTKKLIAGIVITGGGAKLKHLKTMAKFETLMDTRIGYPQERIEGEMLSKLSSPIYATSIGLAIQAVESKERAIEEALIRQEELEKQQELEQQISDEPFYQSYEASPEMSPSEVHEEPRETAVQDDKDMKKILETSKKKVNFLERWSSKFLNFLEGDE, encoded by the coding sequence ATGAACACAGAAAATATTGCCGTAGGACTAGACATTGGTACCACAAAAGTAGTGTGTGTTATTGCACAAAGAGGTACGGGAGACCGAATAAAAGTATTGGGTGTAGGGCATGCTCCTTCTACAGGAGTACAGCGTGGAGTGGTTCATAATGTAGTACAAACAATGGAATCTGTAAAGCAAGCAGTTTCTATGGCAGAATCTCAATGCGATCATCAAGTAAATGATCTTATTGTGGGGATTGCCGGTCAGCACATTCGTTCTATCCAGCACTCCGAGTCTATTACCAGAGAAAATCCTGAAGATTTTATCGATCATAAAGATATTAATGCCCTTATCGGAAAAGTACACGGAATCGTTTTACTTCCTGGTGAAGAAATCATCCATATTCTTCCTCAAGTATATAAAGTAGATAGCGAATCTGGAATTTTAGATCCCATTGGGATGTCTGGATCACGTTTAGAAGCTAATTTCCATATTGTAGTAGGAAGAATTAATTCGATCCAAAATATTGGAAGATGCGTAAAAGGAGCAGGTTACAAAATATCAGGACTTACACTGGAGCCGCTTGCATCGGCAACAGCCTGTCTTAATGACGATGAAAAAGATGCAGGAGTTGCCCTCCTAGATATTGGTGGGGGAACTACAGATATCGCCATTTTTAAAGATGGAATTATTCGTCATACTTCCGTGATTCCTTTCGGAGGAAAAGCCATCACTGAAGACATCAAAAATGGTTTCCAAATCATTGAAAAACAAGCTGAATTATTGAAAATAAAATTCGGATCTTGTACTCCTCTTGCCAATAAAGAAAATGAAATTGTTTCTATACCAGGACTCAGAGGAAGAGACCCAAAAGAGGTCAGTCTTAGAAATCTTGCCACAGCGATCCACGCACGTGTAGAAGAAATTCTAAATGCAGTGGACGCCATCATAAAAGGATATGAAGGAAATGATCCTACTAAAAAACTTATTGCAGGAATTGTGATAACAGGAGGTGGTGCCAAACTTAAACACCTCAAAACAATGGCAAAATTTGAAACCTTGATGGATACTAGAATTGGTTATCCACAAGAAAGGATAGAAGGAGAAATGCTCTCCAAATTATCCAGTCCGATTTATGCAACTTCTATAGGACTTGCCATTCAAGCGGTGGAAAGTAAAGAAAGAGCCATAGAAGAAGCACTAATTAGACAAGAAGAACTAGAAAAGCAACAAGAACTAGAACAACAGATATCCGACGAACCTTTTTATCAATCTTATGAAGCATCTCCAGAAATGTCACCATCAGAAGTGCATGAAGAACCTAGAGAAACTGCCGTTCAAGATGATAAAGACATGAAAAAAATATTAGAAACCAGTAAGAAAAAAGTAAATTTCTTAGAAAGATGGTCTAGTAAATTTCTTAATTTCCTTGAAGGAGATGAATAA
- a CDS encoding cell division protein FtsQ/DivIB produces MTKNKNIIKWLRISYWLLILLLFGYILFWSNIQKTKNPVVWKETTVNVVNEESVSFIQAQSINGIFEEKNLSYINTPVRKIDQDTLEKIIEQNPFIQKAEIYTDFHGEMNIEVIQEVPYLRVHRPQKSYYLNQWGENFPLSSDYTARVPIIRVDIDSFKNDQILDLFHTLESKPLVRKQIAEVYINSFEEITLVPRMGKFLVELGPNEDIPEKLDNFEHTMNLILKTKGWNRYSKISLAFKNQVVCTKIKES; encoded by the coding sequence ATGACAAAAAATAAAAATATCATAAAATGGTTGCGAATTAGCTACTGGTTACTCATTCTCTTGTTGTTTGGGTATATTCTTTTTTGGTCCAATATTCAAAAAACCAAAAACCCTGTGGTATGGAAAGAAACAACCGTCAATGTAGTTAACGAAGAATCTGTTAGTTTCATTCAGGCTCAAAGTATTAATGGTATTTTTGAAGAAAAGAATTTAAGTTATATCAATACGCCTGTTCGAAAAATAGATCAAGACACATTAGAAAAAATTATTGAACAAAATCCATTTATCCAAAAGGCTGAAATATACACAGATTTTCATGGAGAAATGAATATTGAAGTCATTCAAGAAGTTCCTTATTTAAGAGTACACAGACCTCAAAAATCTTATTATTTGAACCAATGGGGAGAAAATTTTCCTTTAAGTAGTGATTATACTGCAAGAGTTCCGATAATAAGAGTGGATATCGATAGCTTTAAAAATGACCAAATTTTGGATTTATTTCACACTTTGGAATCTAAACCATTAGTAAGAAAACAAATAGCAGAAGTGTATATCAATTCCTTTGAAGAAATCACTTTAGTTCCAAGAATGGGGAAATTTTTGGTAGAATTGGGCCCAAATGAGGATATTCCCGAAAAACTCGATAATTTTGAACATACAATGAATTTGATTCTTAAAACCAAAGGATGGAATCGATATTCAAAAATAAGTTTAGCTTTTAAGAACCAAGTGGTTTGTACTAAAATAAAAGAATCATGA